Proteins encoded within one genomic window of Thioploca ingrica:
- a CDS encoding exodeoxyribonuclease V subunit beta, whose protein sequence is MATAHFPIESLDPISIPLQGINLIEASAGTGKTYTITTLFIRLILEKKLLINRILVVTFTEAATEELRDRIRRRLYETLLAFQQGQSQDPVLTRLIQQYTEPNEAILRLKNALRGFDEAAIFTIHSFCRQMLQGNAFESGVLFDTELVSDQAYLLREIVEDFWRQHFYQASPLWVSYLLNQGYHQPSKLLKILNYGQYVGQPFLNKIPQIELPVTAAKEFAFYTAFTAAQQTWQGHSAQIEELLLQDTHLNGTKYKKSSIPQWCKAVARFLNAPWRSIQLPDKWIKFTQAELINSVKQGKTAPQHIFFEQSEQLWHCQQALAAGFEQQLLALKIKLFTVAEQALAQKKHQHHIQSFDDLLLNLYRALTTPRGHYLTQLIRYKYHAALIDEFQDTDPVQYDIFRTLYGAGSDGLLFLIGDPKQAIYSFRGADIFTYMAACRDAQQHYTLATNWRSEPNLIQAVNQLFAKVAHPFMFAAIPFQPVQAPAQQQLSSFSNRLKIENKYLPPLQIWFVPRQLAHGPPDKPINKSWAKQQIPLTVANEIARLLMLGQLGQALIGDKPVVAGDIAVLVRTHAQAQRLQKVLTQLQIPSVLYSRDSLFASHEIREIERLLLAIADPSDEGLIKSALTTDMLGLSGHDLYQLLDNENAWQTYLNRFQYYHFLWQHVGFIQMYRTLLMTEQVQSRLLTYPDGERRLTNVLHAAELLQQVTVQQNRGISGLCQWLAQQRAQAGTIAEEQQLRLESDEKRVKIVTIHKSKGLEYPIVFCPFVWDGYLYSHKAEPLIFHNEQEQLTLDLGSLEQEHHRQRAAAEERAENLRLFYVAVTRAKHRCYLIWGAFRDAGTSALAHLLHPGKVIEETDDATLWQDLHHLASQAEPAIQLAPLPTDHPPYQRQREPTAKLRARYFKGHIDKTWRVASFTALSSPATVTDTIEKPDYDEFASNRSSGINSLILSDKSPIFNFPRGARAGSFMHALFEKLDFTQPEMKLVTEQLAHFNYEVDQWHEVIVNWVTQVIGTPLEPQRPTFTLSQISLNHRLNELEFYYPLAPITSQGLQTLFAEFGTSLPLNSLTQHQTELQFLPVQGLMKGFIDMVFEYEGRYYLVDYKSNLLGTQMHAYHHSQLNAVIIKEAYWLQYHIYVVALHRYLANRLSHYRYEDHFGGVYYLFLRGMRPQWGAHYGIYRDLPSVKLIEKLSAYFDN, encoded by the coding sequence ATGGCAACGGCTCACTTTCCTATCGAATCTCTTGATCCTATCTCAATCCCCTTACAAGGCATTAATTTGATCGAAGCCAGTGCGGGTACTGGGAAAACTTACACGATCACGACTTTATTTATCCGCTTAATTTTAGAAAAAAAATTGCTGATTAATCGAATTTTGGTGGTGACTTTTACCGAAGCCGCTACTGAGGAGTTACGTGACCGGATTCGTCGTCGCTTATATGAAACGTTACTCGCTTTTCAACAAGGGCAAAGTCAAGATCCAGTACTGACGCGGTTAATCCAGCAATATACTGAGCCTAATGAAGCCATTTTGCGCTTAAAAAATGCCCTGCGCGGTTTTGATGAAGCGGCTATTTTTACGATTCATAGTTTTTGTCGGCAAATGTTGCAGGGTAATGCTTTTGAAAGTGGGGTATTGTTCGATACCGAGTTGGTGAGTGATCAAGCTTACTTATTGCGTGAAATTGTTGAAGATTTTTGGCGACAACATTTTTATCAGGCTTCACCTTTATGGGTAAGCTATCTGTTGAATCAAGGTTATCATCAACCCTCCAAGTTATTAAAAATATTAAATTATGGCCAGTATGTTGGACAACCATTTTTAAATAAAATTCCTCAAATTGAATTGCCCGTGACGGCAGCCAAAGAATTCGCTTTTTATACGGCTTTCACTGCCGCTCAACAGACTTGGCAAGGTCATTCCGCCCAGATAGAAGAATTACTCCTCCAAGATACTCATCTCAATGGCACTAAATATAAAAAGTCGTCTATTCCGCAGTGGTGCAAGGCGGTGGCTCGGTTTTTAAATGCGCCATGGAGGTCTATTCAATTACCGGATAAATGGATAAAATTCACGCAAGCGGAACTCATCAATAGTGTCAAACAAGGCAAAACTGCACCGCAACATATTTTCTTTGAACAGAGTGAACAGTTATGGCATTGTCAGCAGGCGTTAGCGGCAGGTTTCGAGCAACAATTATTGGCTTTAAAAATAAAGTTATTTACCGTCGCCGAACAAGCTTTAGCTCAAAAGAAGCATCAGCATCATATTCAATCGTTTGATGATTTATTGCTTAATCTCTATCGCGCTTTAACCACGCCCCGGGGTCATTATTTAACTCAGTTGATTCGTTATAAATATCACGCCGCTTTGATCGATGAATTTCAAGATACGGATCCTGTGCAGTATGATATCTTTCGGACACTTTACGGGGCGGGTAGCGATGGTCTGCTGTTTTTAATCGGTGATCCCAAACAAGCGATTTATAGTTTTCGCGGAGCTGATATTTTCACCTACATGGCGGCTTGTCGGGATGCGCAACAACATTATACGTTAGCCACCAATTGGCGTTCTGAACCTAATTTAATTCAGGCAGTTAATCAACTATTTGCCAAGGTGGCTCATCCGTTTATGTTCGCAGCCATTCCTTTTCAACCGGTACAAGCACCCGCACAGCAACAACTCTCCTCATTCAGTAATCGTTTAAAAATCGAGAATAAATATTTACCCCCGTTGCAAATTTGGTTTGTTCCTCGCCAATTAGCCCACGGACCCCCGGATAAACCCATTAACAAAAGTTGGGCAAAGCAGCAAATTCCGCTGACGGTGGCGAATGAAATTGCGCGGTTATTAATGTTAGGTCAACTGGGGCAAGCGTTAATTGGCGATAAACCAGTGGTGGCGGGTGATATTGCGGTATTAGTTCGTACTCATGCGCAAGCGCAACGTTTGCAAAAAGTGTTGACTCAGTTACAAATTCCCAGTGTGTTGTATAGTCGCGATAGTTTGTTTGCTTCCCATGAAATTCGGGAAATAGAGCGGCTATTATTAGCTATCGCCGATCCCAGTGATGAGGGGCTGATTAAATCAGCTTTAACGACCGATATGCTTGGATTATCGGGGCATGATCTGTATCAATTGTTAGACAATGAAAATGCTTGGCAAACTTATCTGAATCGGTTCCAGTATTATCATTTTTTGTGGCAACACGTTGGTTTTATTCAAATGTATCGGACTTTACTGATGACGGAGCAAGTGCAGAGTCGGTTATTAACTTACCCCGATGGTGAAAGACGCTTAACTAATGTATTACATGCCGCTGAGTTATTACAACAAGTGACCGTGCAACAAAACCGCGGTATCAGCGGGTTATGTCAATGGTTAGCGCAACAACGTGCTCAAGCCGGCACGATAGCGGAAGAACAACAGTTACGGTTAGAAAGCGATGAAAAACGGGTTAAGATTGTCACCATTCATAAAAGTAAAGGTTTAGAATATCCGATTGTATTCTGTCCGTTTGTGTGGGATGGTTATTTATATAGCCATAAGGCAGAACCGCTGATTTTTCATAATGAACAAGAACAATTAACCCTCGATTTAGGTTCGCTGGAGCAAGAGCACCATCGGCAACGCGCTGCCGCAGAAGAACGGGCTGAAAATTTACGCTTGTTCTATGTTGCGGTCACGCGAGCTAAACACCGTTGTTATTTAATTTGGGGTGCTTTTAGAGATGCCGGCACTTCGGCGTTAGCGCATTTACTCCATCCCGGCAAAGTCATCGAAGAGACTGATGATGCGACTTTATGGCAAGATTTACACCACTTAGCGAGTCAGGCCGAACCGGCGATCCAACTTGCGCCGTTACCGACGGATCACCCGCCTTATCAACGTCAACGCGAACCAACCGCTAAACTGAGAGCTAGATATTTCAAAGGTCACATCGATAAAACGTGGCGAGTGGCTAGTTTCACGGCATTATCTAGTCCAGCAACCGTGACCGATACCATTGAAAAACCCGATTACGATGAATTCGCCTCTAACCGCAGCAGTGGTATCAATAGCTTGATATTGTCGGATAAAAGCCCTATTTTTAATTTTCCCCGCGGGGCGCGGGCGGGGTCATTTATGCACGCCCTGTTTGAAAAGTTGGATTTTACTCAACCGGAGATGAAATTAGTCACTGAGCAATTAGCGCATTTTAATTATGAGGTTGACCAGTGGCATGAAGTTATCGTGAATTGGGTTACCCAGGTGATTGGTACACCACTCGAGCCACAACGACCCACTTTTACGCTGTCACAAATTAGTCTTAATCATCGTCTTAACGAACTCGAGTTTTATTACCCCTTAGCACCGATTACCAGTCAAGGATTACAAACTCTATTCGCTGAATTTGGAACCTCGTTACCTTTGAATTCCTTGACTCAACACCAAACTGAGTTGCAATTCCTGCCGGTACAAGGTTTAATGAAAGGGTTCATTGATATGGTTTTTGAATATGAAGGGCGTTATTATTTAGTTGACTATAAATCTAATTTACTCGGAACCCAGATGCACGCTTATCATCATAGCCAATTAAATGCAGTCATAATAAAAGAAGCTTATTGGTTACAATATCATATTTATGTTGTTGCCTTACATCGTTATTTAGCGAACCGTTTATCGCATTATCGATATGAAGATCATTTTGGTGGGGTCTATTATTTGTTCTTACGTGGGATGCGACCACAATGGGGAGCACATTATGGTATTTATCGAGATTTACCCTCAGTCAAATTGATCGAAAAATTATCTGCCTACTTTGATAATTGA